A stretch of DNA from Telopea speciosissima isolate NSW1024214 ecotype Mountain lineage chromosome 5, Tspe_v1, whole genome shotgun sequence:
atttttttctgtttgtttccttcccattaaaaCAAAAGGGCTCCTACCTCCACGAGTTATGAATCTgtgagagaacattacttcccAAATCTGTCCCCCTAACAAGCAATGGCTAGCACGCatctgtttttcatttttttttattaaatcctctgcagtgcaccGATCTGGCTCGGTGCACTGTGGTGCGGGCTGTCGAGCTCAACATGTGGATGTTGCTTCATCCAATAGTGCAAGCTTGATTGactcagttttttcttttcttttcttttcttctagagctcgcaccgttggatgaagcatcatCCACATGTTGAGCTCGGCAGCCCATGTCGAGTCACCAGGATTTTCTGAAAGACGAATCAAGccagaaaacctgatttttcaactatgCTTTTAATGTGAAAAggtgttttctttgtttgtttgggattaaaatcctctgcagtgggATCGATGCACTGCGATGCGGTCTTGCGAGCTTGACACGAGGATGATACGACATCCAACTGTTCGAGCTCAATTGCACGTCATTGTTTTACCTCCTTGAGCTTAGCACCGTAGGATGTCGCATcatccacgtgtcgagctcacAAGGTTGCACCTTCAGATCAGTGCATTGCAGAGGATCTTTTTCCATTTGTTTCCTTCAATTTTTCATGAACCATTAAAACAAAAGgcctcccacctccacgagCTCTGAATCTgtgagagaacattacttcccATATCTGTCCCCCTAACAAGCAACAGCTACCGCGCATccgtttttctttttttttttaattaaaatcctctgcaatgcgGGCTGTCGAGCTCAACATGTGGATGATGTTTCATCCAATGTTGTAAGCTTGATTgactcagtttttttttcttttcttctcgagctcacaccgttggatgaagcatcatCCACGTGTCGAGCTTGGCAGCCCCACCGCACTGGTCTGCTAGATCGGTGCACTGCAGAggatatttttttccttcttttttttgtagggAGGGGGCGGTTGAACTTACTGCTCCTGGCTTTACCGCAATGGGGTAAAGGTAAATATTTCATGGTTCAGAGTACATACTTCCCAAATTTGTCACAGATATTCCAGAGCAACATTCAATAGCTTTAGCGAAACAGTGGAGAATGGAAATcataaaattttcccttttcagCAAAAGTGTGCAAATTATTCTTACCCAACATAGTTGAATACACTTCCAAATTAATCTTTTCATAACCTTTTCAACAAACATGTGCAATACATTTCTAACACATATTTGTGGACATCCAAGCACTATCACCAAGAATTCAATGACACCTCCAATGGCCGAATGCTTAGGAATCCCCATCACACCAGATTTATATCTTTAAGAGGCTTCAAAAAATAGCAATACttgaaatgaaaattacatTAAATGGGCAAAAGTAATCCGAAATTGGAAAAAGGGGGCGAAAACAAAGATATTTTGCAAACTCATTGATTCTTACAAGATTCAGAAGTTTGAATCTCCAATATTCAACATTCACTTGATTCAATTACTCACCTTCATGCCACCAATTCTGTGAAAGTAATGAGACCTGAACAAAATCATAAAGTACCTTAATTAGGATATGTAATGATACATCAATATAATTTGGACAGTACTAAccacagaaaaatattttccccATGAATCATCAGGTTGGCTTATTTTTATTGCAATGACTGTTCCTGACCTGAGGATTAGATTAATCTCAAGATTTTTCTGTGATTATTTAACTTTCAAAACCTGAAGTTTGGCTTATATGACTCTGATCACTAGCTTTCACTTGATACATTTGCAACTATAACCTGTATTGATATAATGAGACTAAAGgctagtgtatatatatatctgatGAGCTCACAAGATTACACTACTCTACAAGTGAATAtagtaaaattttcaaatagaaaaataaaagatattaaGATTCCATACCAGCTCAATTGCGTGTCTAGATCAAGTATTCATCTTCTTGCTCTTCCTTCTGGTAGATCAAGCTTCCATCATCTTGCACTTCTTTCTGCCAACCTTGCTGTTGATCCATCCATCCAATTAGTAATGGACAGTCCTTAATATTTAGAGAGCAGTTCATGAGCATTGGAAGCTCTATTATTTCCTCTAGCATGGCACAGTCCTTGAATGTAAGTTGATTAAGCTTGGGAAAAGGGCGCAAGTCACAACTTTTCAAATTAGGCATTTCTTCAACTTTAAGTATCTCAAGTGATACAAGCCCACTTTTACTTCCACTTCCAAGAAAAGAGTCATTGTCTAACTTCACCATTTGATCCATTCCCCTTATACAAAGGGTCTCAAGCATTGGGAGATGCCAAAGGGCAGGAAGATATGAGCAACTTTTGCAATTTCTCAAGGAAACTTTCTTAAGTTTTCCAAAACAGTCTTTGGCCATCTCATGTGGGAAGCTAACACCGCCATAACCTAATATTTTCAAGGTTTCCAGATTGTTATGTGGTTGGAGGGCTTGAAGAACCTGTTCATGTTCAAACCTATACTGTCCCGTGGGTTCCTCACTCCACTTCAACTTCAATTGCTGAAGAAACTGTTTATTATTGAGGGCAGCTTCTTTAGCCTCTTCCGAATTCAAGATGTTTTCGAGGTTAGAGATGCAGAGTGATCCTCGAAGGTTATTCAAATTCTTCAACACTCCAAtattttctccctcttcttttcctaCAACAAATGGGCAAGAAAATGTCTCAAGCATGGTTAATCGCCCAATTCCTGGTGGCAAGGAATCTAAAGGGTGATTTTTGTctaacaaaagctttttcaaaCTACGAAGATCCCCCAAACAAGGTAAGTTCTTGAGGTTTTTACAACCATGAAGCATCAATATATGTAAACTGTGAAGATCACAGATTGTCTTGGGCAACTTTTCAATTCTGGACTTGGACAGGTTAAGGTACCGGAGGTGCTTCAAACCACCAATAGAAGCTGGAACTTCAATGATAGAAGGACAGCTTATATCCAATACACGTAAGCATTCGAAACTAGTAAGTTGATTATCAGGAAGTTTAACATTAGGATTATTTCCTTTATCTCTAAGGTGCAGAAGGAATGTTCGCAATCCTTTACATCCAGCAAGAAGATTAGCCGTCTCTGGTAAATAATTTTCACAATGTAATGAAAAATGGCGGAGAGAATCCGTTAACCGATACAAGAAATCTGCTATGGCCTCACCTTCATTTATTATCAGACATTCTCCACAAGAAACACATTCTGCAAACTCATGGACCTCACCATCTATTTGATAAAAAACATCTGGAAGATTTAAAAAGAAGGATTCTTCTACCAGCCTATCAAAATAACAACTCCCTATAtcttctaattttctttttcttccatcatCCCGAATGAAATCTTCGGCCATCCATAGTTGGATTAAGTTTTCTTTCTCAAATTTATAATTCCTCGGAAATATTGAGAAcaactcaaaacatttttttagaGGTGCAGAGAGTTGTCTATATTTTAGCCAGGAAACTGGACAATTTTCTATATTAAAGGCATGGGAAATGGAGCTGTTGCACCTGATACCTAAGCTCTCTAGAGTAATGCTTTCAAATGAGGAGAAAGAACTGCATACCTGATTGTAAGCACTTTGAGTTGGTTGACCCAATTTCTCTGAGCGACGAATTAAAATTTCGTCCAGTTCATCCTCTGCTTGATTCCTCGCACATCTAAGATGTCTGATCAACACCAACTCAGAGCTATTCCGTAATTGTTCATATTTCACGAAATCAAGTACTTGCTCAATTTGAGCTACTCTCAACGATAACACATGCAATTTAGTCTCATCAATGCTTGACAAACCAAGTTTAGATTTGATGTAATCAAAAATTTGAGGAAGGTAAGGAGAAGCACTTAGAGCCGCAGCGGCGGCTACAAGATCAAACTGCAGTGCCATGGCTTCTGTAATTTCTTAGAGCTATTGGAGAATACACAACCTAAGCAAAGAGGAGATGGTGATTAAGAGCATTACAGTGATCATAGGAGTCTtactaacaaataaaaaaaaaagatcataaAGAATGTTCAAGAGTCAACGTGACCTCAGTATGTAGATGAGAATGTTAGATTCTCTAGCACATACAAATGGACAGATCCTATTTAATTTGTTTGTTTAGGTGTGGATTTTGGAAACAGCCCCcccttcaaaagaaaaaatcttaCAACTTGAATACTAGCAAAATTTCAACTTACTTCCCCGGAATTGGATTGAACTCCTCTACCTTGCAGCACGGTGTACAAGGCATATCGTACGGCTGAAAAAACCTTGATCTATATGTCTGTGCACCGAGATGTCTGTAGCGATGCGGATTGGTGCCGGATTCCCCGGACTCACGTTCATTTTTTCGTCATCAGAACGTTCATGAATTTGTTGATTTGTCCACCTCACATGGCCTGCACGCGGATTGGTGCCGGATTCCCCGGACTCACGCGCCTTTTTTCGTCATCAGAACGTTCAAATTTGTTGACTTGTCCACGTCACATGGCTTGCACGCGGATTGGTGCCGGATTACACGGACTCACGCTCCTTTTTCCGTCATCAAAACGTTCACGAATTTGTTGACTTGTCCACCTCACATGGCCTGCACGGCTTTTTGTatcattttaattatttcttCCAACGACTCatcactttcttttttctctggGTTCGCATGCCCCcactcttctcttttttccacGCGTTTTTGTTTGTCGTCTTGTTTGTTTGTCTTCTTTTTGCTTAAGGGTGTTTTTAACGTAGTGGTATCAcgtaattacaaaaatttctcttaattttgaaaaattctatgtACTTCTTAAGGTTATTAAAAATTATCGTATGCCTCAATTCCGTTAGTATAGAACTAACAATGtttaaaataatagaaaaactgACAAAAATACCCACATCTTCGTCAAATTATTCCCTCAAAACTTGCAATTCATTTTCTCCAAATCGCACATCACTTTCCTTTCTCGCTCCGTTTTTAAAACTTAATCTAATTTAAACTCTCAACCCATTTTCTCCATGTCATCCAAAAACTAAATCCATCTTCCAGTTACGAAGCATGGACCCTTTCTCAAAACCCATCATATTCCTGCACCAAAATGCTTTCACAGAATTTCTTTGTGATTTTCTCTGACAACTTAACTAGTCTTAACGCAAATATAATCTATTCTAACTTCTAAGCATTTCagaagattcaaagaaggttGTTAGATTAAGCACcaattttgaatgaaaaaattCCATTTTAAAGTCCCATAGTATTAAGCATTGGATCTGCAGAGAGTGCAGAAAGCACATagggaaaattgaaaaagaaagaaggtagTGTTAAGAAACAATCTATATAAGAAGATATCTCTCATCAATGGATGGAGACTACTAACCTTTTTTACATCAGAAAGCCATTCTGAACCATCTTTTTTGTGAATCCAAATGGTCCAATTCATCTCTCTCAACACTAAAGCTGCCCTCGTTGAATCCTTTTAAGCTCAGCTACCATAATAATAGCGTCATTAATGGAGCTTTAGAAGGataaggtccatagaccactgTAGGCTCATATATGGGTTTTGAGAGAGGGTCCATatttcagaaatggaagatggatttggttttgggattaGATGGAGAAAATGGGTTGAGAGTTTTAATTAGATTAGGTTCCAGAAAatggaaggagaaagggaagtgaagtgcaggtttggggaagatgagttgcaagttttgGGGACGATGAGGGCATTTTCGTCAGTTCACCCCTCGTTTTTGACGTTGTTAGTCCTACACTAACGGAATGagggcatgtgttaacttttaagaaccTTAGGGGGAcacacagaattttccaaaactgagaGATGTTTTGTAATTACGTGATGCCTTAAGGGAGGTACATGAAAGAAACCTTTTGCTTTAATGTTCAATTTATGCCTTCATccgttttgtattttttttttttttttttttttgagtagaaagcagggctattcattcatgtgcgcccaacccaaaataaagaaaacaaaaaaaacataacgTAGATAGTTGACATGTGATacacaaggtttcaaaactGACAAGGTTCAAAGAGAGAAATATGGTCCTGACATACATGTCATGGGCGGGACCGGTAGGGTGAGGGAATGGGTAACAACCACATCCCAAGGAAATTTGCTATAGACACAGCTTACATAATGAAGCACATGCACGAACGTGCCATAAAAAAGGAATACATCAGcaataaacaaaaagaagagatcaTTGTTTTATGCCGCATACCAAACACGACCATAGGAGACAGGGAAAGTCACAGTATGCATGCGGCCCAATGAAGTTCTTGATGGTCATTGCATCGATTCCAAGGCGCACATTCCGAGAAGCTTCACCTTCGCCGGTGACGTTGACCGCCCAATCGGAAGGGGGAAAGGGGAAGGGCTTCGATTCCAACCAAATTCAAGGTGTCACAAATGCCGAAACCTTCAAAAACTGTATagccacaaacaaaaaaagaaaaggaaaaacagagcCAGGTGGATGCATAGGGATGGATAGAGGTGGGCAAGGCGGTACGTTGAGGACGGTGAGGATGAACAGGGGGTGCGATGGAGGCGGTGAGGATGAGCAGGGGGTGTTGTTGGGGTAAGCTCAAAATAAACATTGCAACTCCCGCTGGAGAGAGTGAGCACAACGGAGAGGGCGAACAGGGGATTACGTTGAGCGTGAGTAGGGGGTTGAGCCGGGGGCAGAGAGTGCACAAGGGTATACAGTGAGTGTGGGTGAGCCGAGGGGAGATGGTGAAGGCGAAGAGGGTGAGCAATGGCCTTTTGAAGGTGAGGGATAGCCCAGGAGGGGCGGTGCTATTTCGTGGTCATCAGCGGCATTGTCGATGGCGTCGACATCAGCATCCATGTCGATAAGGTAGAGGTTACATGCTACAACGGGCGGAGAAGGTGCACGCCACAAACGGATGGAGAAGGTAGCACACCATATTTGCAGAGATATAAAgttcaaagcaaaagaaaatggTTTCGAAGGCATGGCTGCAGAAGTGGggggaaaaaaaccctaaacactaaaAGCTCCCAAATCACAACAAAAACAGAACCCAACGAACAAGATTTATGGAATAAACAGGGAAATCAAATGATCTCTATTGACCAaagaaaaaccagaaaagaaaCGCAAAAGATACTTTGTAGGATCAGTATATCTTCGCCAAGAAAGACAGAGGCGACGAACGAGCCAACAATCTTAAAACATAATAGGTTCACCATCATTTTTTTCATGCATATTATCTTCTTCAACCATCCTATACGTgctgttagggtttagggtttaagcactaggttgcttaaagcattacaccttatgtatcaaatttgaaaatacccAGGCTACTGCCTCCAGCTAGCATTTATAGGTataactagggtttaggttagatgggctagttactagattgccccttaCAGCCTGAGCCATAATActagtaggattatattagaacatataaagggttATTACCATAATACTATTACAATCtactcctatgttctacatatatctaccacacatgtatagaaactattgttcaatcagtaattgaagcaatataaattgaatatcaataatccaataaatcaagtaAGTACACTTCAAGAAATAAGACTAGGGCTTTAGGACAAAACTAAACCTAACAACAAATCTAAAGTTctacatgcaagtggctaaaccaaaagaaatagacaaaagaaaaagtccttgcaatccaagTGACTTTACTTATCAAGTAATTCATCCTCATTGAGATCCaggttcaaccgttctcctccatctttgtCATTCtttgtaatttgtcaaatatgaatttcataagataatatgaattcaatcatttgcacaatagtatctagttcaacaataagaatttAGTAAattccatatatggctgaaggtaaataaaaaaacaataaacatcatcatcaaatttctttacaagaacttgATCCTACATAGTCTCTATCACAAAGACCATACCATgcttccatttggaatactatGTTCATCATTTCAGttatagatttatgttgtatcattaAATCTAGAATGGAACATCATACTATAAAAGACacgtcatcaaatttggaattaCATAAAGAGTAgtacaatatcattgaaacatatcagataTTTTTCATATTCTTTTGTGGAATAACGAAGCAAGAAAACTTCACATAAAAAATTTGCTATACCATCAAATTTGAAATCGTTTCACAAATCCCCAtgcttagtaacctaactaagttatctgaaacatgtaaattGTCCCAAATGCTTTCCAAGGGTAGATGAGATTTGAATAATTCAAATGATACTGGGTTAGACCCCATctcccccgtagttttgaatgtttgaTCTTTGTTCAATTCATTTGTAAGGGGATCTGCCATATTATCTTTTGATCTCACATCTATCAAAGTGATAATCTCTTATTCTGTTCGATAATTCAGAATGACCTGCTTCAGCCTtaatgtgtctcctcttaccattaaagagtgagttattcactattatctttgttgtttgattatcacagaatatagatctAGAGTTTAACTttaaactcctcaatggaatatatatgatcagatcctttatccactctgcttcatcccCCGTAGAAGCTAGAGGATAAAGTTCTGACTCCagagatgacagagcaataccagtctgtctcttggaCTTCCATGCTACAACTGCTCCTCCTAGGGTAAATACATAACCAATAGtagatctgctgtctcccaaatctgagcaccaagatgcatcagaatattcTTTCAAAGTaggaggatgtccagtataacacAGAGTATAACCTACAGTACCCTTAAGATATCTCATCAGCCTCatcagggcatcccaatgctcttttccaggattactgGTGAAACGACTCAggatgcctaccgtaaaggctatgtctggcctagtgcaactcattgcatacatgagactaccagttagtttagaatat
This window harbors:
- the LOC122663325 gene encoding putative disease resistance protein At3g14460 yields the protein MALQFDLVAAAAALSASPYLPQIFDYIKSKLGLSSIDETKLHVLSLRVAQIEQVLDFVKYEQLRNSSELVLIRHLRCARNQAEDELDEILIRRSEKLGQPTQSAYNQVCSSFSSFESITLESLGIRCNSSISHAFNIENCPVSWLKYRQLSAPLKKCFELFSIFPRNYKFEKENLIQLWMAEDFIRDDGRKRKLEDIGSCYFDRLVEESFFLNLPDVFYQIDGEVHEFAECVSCGECLIINEGEAIADFLYRLTDSLRHFSLHCENYLPETANLLAGCKGLRTFLLHLRDKGNNPNVKLPDNQLTSFECLRVLDISCPSIIEVPASIGGLKHLRYLNLSKSRIEKLPKTICDLHSLHILMLHGCKNLKNLPCLGDLRSLKKLLLDKNHPLDSLPPGIGRLTMLETFSCPFVVGKEEGENIGVLKNLNNLRGSLCISNLENILNSEEAKEAALNNKQFLQQLKLKWSEEPTGQYRFEHEQVLQALQPHNNLETLKILGYGGVSFPHEMAKDCFGKLKKVSLRNCKSCSYLPALWHLPMLETLCIRGMDQMVKLDNDSFLGSGSKSGLVSLEILKVEEMPNLKSCDLRPFPKLNQLTFKDCAMLEEIIELPMLMNCSLNIKDCPLLIGWMDQQQGWQKEVQDDGSLIYQKEEQEDEYLI